A region of Deinococcus rubellus DNA encodes the following proteins:
- the tnpA gene encoding IS200/IS605 family transposase has protein sequence MHMAEERSTRHAHFNLNYHLVFTPKYRRRSFFGPSRDRLMEIFTATCAERDWLIRGMEVMPDHVHVFVSCPPKWAPSDIAKILKGVSARLLLQEFPELKRRGHLWTNAYYVGSAGNISAEVIQRYIEGQRKGQVEDDGV, from the coding sequence GTGCATATGGCCGAAGAGCGTTCAACACGACATGCACACTTCAATTTGAACTACCATCTGGTGTTCACGCCGAAGTACCGCCGTCGTTCGTTCTTCGGCCCGTCCCGTGACCGCCTGATGGAGATTTTCACGGCTACCTGCGCTGAACGGGATTGGCTCATCCGGGGCATGGAGGTCATGCCGGACCACGTGCATGTGTTCGTGTCCTGCCCGCCGAAATGGGCACCGTCCGACATCGCCAAGATTCTGAAGGGCGTCTCAGCTCGGCTTCTCCTTCAGGAGTTCCCCGAGCTGAAGCGGCGCGGCCACCTGTGGACGAATGCCTACTACGTCGGGTCGGCGGGCAACATCTCCGCCGAGGTGATTCAGCGGTACATCGAAGGGCAGCGCAAAGGGCAGGTGGAAGACGATGGGGTTTAA
- a CDS encoding RNA-guided endonuclease InsQ/TnpB family protein, which produces MKYRLFPNVTQEKALDTTLYLCRQLYNAALEERRGAYKKSGVSVRYYEQKRALTEIKADLPEYKGIHSQVLQDVIERLDKSFKGFFRRVKAKQTAGYPRFKGRNHYDSFTYPQAGKTGAMPLEDSGKVDLSKIGNVRCTFHRPLEGQVKTATVKREGDKWFIVFACEVEAAPLPATGDVIGIDLGTNPNFLITSDGEFVPAPRHFKKSERKIGLLQRAASKRKRGSRRHKALKRQVAAEHRRVANRRRDFHHKTARTLVNRHDTVFHEDLNIIGLARSRTAKGVLDAGWASFINILSLKAANAGRRVLGVDPKYTSQDCHQCGHRQKIKIGHAYLCANCGLDMHRDVHAALNILNRGRDAAFCESVQSPALADQRSLAL; this is translated from the coding sequence ATGAAATATAGGCTTTTCCCGAACGTCACGCAGGAGAAGGCGTTGGATACCACGCTGTACCTGTGCCGCCAGTTGTACAACGCGGCCCTTGAGGAACGCAGGGGAGCCTACAAGAAAAGCGGCGTCTCGGTCCGCTACTACGAACAGAAACGCGCCCTGACTGAAATCAAGGCCGACCTGCCGGAGTACAAGGGAATCCACTCCCAGGTGTTGCAGGACGTCATAGAGCGGCTGGACAAATCCTTCAAGGGATTCTTTCGGCGGGTCAAGGCAAAACAGACTGCCGGGTATCCGAGGTTCAAAGGGCGCAACCACTACGACTCCTTTACTTACCCGCAAGCGGGTAAGACGGGGGCGATGCCCCTGGAAGATTCTGGGAAGGTCGACCTCTCCAAGATTGGGAACGTGCGCTGCACGTTCCACCGTCCGCTTGAAGGGCAGGTCAAGACGGCCACCGTCAAGCGGGAGGGTGACAAGTGGTTCATCGTGTTTGCCTGCGAGGTCGAAGCTGCACCCCTCCCCGCGACGGGTGACGTGATTGGGATTGACCTCGGCACGAATCCAAACTTCCTCATCACGTCGGACGGCGAGTTCGTTCCGGCTCCCCGTCACTTCAAGAAGTCGGAGCGCAAAATTGGCCTGCTTCAGCGGGCCGCCAGCAAGAGGAAGCGGGGCAGCCGCCGCCACAAGGCGCTGAAGCGTCAGGTCGCTGCTGAGCATCGCCGGGTCGCCAATCGTCGCCGGGACTTCCACCACAAGACGGCCCGCACTCTGGTGAATCGCCACGACACCGTGTTTCACGAAGACCTCAACATCATCGGGCTGGCCCGTTCCCGTACCGCCAAAGGTGTACTGGACGCGGGTTGGGCCAGCTTCATCAACATCCTCTCCCTCAAAGCTGCGAACGCTGGTCGGAGAGTTCTCGGGGTTGACCCGAAATATACGAGTCAGGACTGTCACCAGTGTGGGCATCGCCAGAAAATTAAAATCGGCCATGCCTACCTGTGTGCCAACTGCGGACTGGACATGCACCGCGATGTCCATGCCGCTTTGAATATCCTGAATCGGGGCAGGGATGCTGCCTTCTGCGAGAGCGTGCAATCTCCGGCGCTTGCTGACCAGAGAAGCCTCGCCCTTTAG